The proteins below are encoded in one region of Takifugu rubripes chromosome 1, fTakRub1.2, whole genome shotgun sequence:
- the LOC101073503 gene encoding neurexophilin-1-like has product MEMFVKQWFASLLLKGMFYLFIYTEHGGNFTRGNRALPGNNQDPSTLKILSQTRSFIQNTKPAVKHFLKQGFVEIPGGDSQSHSDTSSNIKLQPVTKVHRTSTFSRTFIWGDFYSNIKTVKLNLLIMGKIVDHGNGSLGVYFRHNTTGMGNVSVSLVPPMKGVEFDLERQSVLNPKDSKTFNCRVDHEKTERNRKVMLCNYDPSKTCAQEQTQSLVTWLCSKPFRVICVYVSFYSTDYRMVQKVCPDYSSQDASVHLPRG; this is encoded by the exons ATGGAGATGTTTGTCAAGCAGTGGTTTGCCTCACTTCTTCTGAAAGGAATGTTTTATTTG TTCATTTACACTGAGCATGGTGGTAATTTCACCCGTGGCAACAGAGCATTGCCTGGAAACAACCAGGATCCTTCCACGCTGAAAATTCTGTCTCAGACTAGGAGTTTTATTCAGAACACTAAACCTGCCGTCAAACATTTCCTCAAGCAGGGATTTGTGGAAATACCTGGAGGAGATTCACAGTCACACTCGGACACCTCGTCAAACATAAAGCTTCAGCCTGTCACCAAAGTCCACAGAACGTCTACGTTCTCCAGGACATTCATTTGGGGGGACTTTTACTCTAACATCAAAACTGTCAAACTAAACTTGCTGATCATGGGCAAAATAGTGGATCACGGGAACGGATCCCTCGGAGTCTACTTCCGTCACAACACCACAGGCATGGGAAACGTGTCCGTCAGTCTTGTCCCACCAATGAAAGGAGTGGAGTTTGACCTGGAGCGTCAGAGCGTGCTCAACCCCAAAGACTCCAAGACCTTTAACTGCAGGGTGGACCATGAGAAAACCGAGCGCAACAGGAAGGTGATGCTGTGCAACTATGACCCATCCAAGACCTGTGCCCAGGAGCAGACTCAGAGCCTCGTCACCTGGCTGTGCTCTAAACCCTTCCGGGTCATCTGTGTCTATGTGTCTTTCTACAGCACAGACTACAGGATGGTTCAAAAGGTGTGTCCAGACTACAGCTCCCAGGATGCTTCAGTGCACCTACCCAGAGGTTAA
- the LOC101067527 gene encoding speckle-type POZ protein has translation MARVPSPPPSAEMSSGPVAESWCYTQIKVVKFSYMWTINNFSFCREEMGEVIKSSTFSSGANDKLKWCLRVNPKGLDEESKDYLSLYLLLVSCPKAEVRAKFKFSILNAKGEETKAMESQRAYRFVQGKDWGFKKFIRRDFLLEEANGLLPDDKLTLFCEVSVVQDSVNISGQNTMNMVKVPDCRLADELGGLWENSRFTDCSLCVAGQEFQAHKAILAARSPVFSAMFEHEMEESKKNRVEINDVEPEVFKEMMCFIYTDKAPNLDKMADDLLAAADKYALERLKVMCEDALCTSLSVENAAEILILADLHSADQLKTQAVDFINYHAAEVMETAGWKSMVASHPHLVAEAYRSLASAQCPFLGPPRKRLKQS, from the exons ATGGCAAGAGTCCCGAGTCCCCCCCCCTCTGCGGAAATGTCCAGTGGGCCTGTGGCCGAAAGCTGGTGTTACACACAG ATCAAAGTGGTGAAGTTCTCTTATATGTGGACTATCAACAACTTCAGCTTCTGTCGTGAGGAGATGGGAGAAGTAATCAAgagctccaccttctcctctgggGCCAACGACAAGCTAAAGTG GTGTTTGCGAGTGAATCCTAAAGGTCTGGATGAGGAGAGTAAAGACTACCTGTCTCTCTACCTGCTGCTGGTCAGCTGTCCAAAGGCAGAGGTGCGTGCCAAGTTCAAGTTCTCCATCCTCAATGCCAAGGGAGAGGAGACCAAAGCCATGG aaAGCCAGAGAGCTTATCGTTTTGTTCAGGGAAAAGACTGGGGCTTCAAAAAGTTCATCCGGAGAGACTTCCTCCTAGAAGAGGCCAATGGCCTCCTACCTGATGATAAGCTAACGCTTTTTTGTGAG GTAAGTGTGGTGCAGGATTCTGTTAACATATCCGGACAGAACACCATGAATATGGTGAAGGTGCCCGACTGCCGGCTAGCAGATGAGCTGGGAGGCCTGTGGGAGAACTCTCGCTTCACAGACTGTTCACTGTGTGTGGCCGGCCAGGAGTTCCAAGCCCACAAAGCCATCCTGGCAG CTCGTTCTCCTGTATTCAGCGCCATGTTCGAGCATGAGATGGAGGAAAGCAAAAAG aACCGTGTGGAGATCAATGATGTGGAGCCAGAGGTTTTCAAGGAAATGATGTGCTTCATCTACACCGACAAAGCTCCCAATCTGGACAAGATGGCCGACGACCTGTTGGCAGCAGCTGACAAA TATGCTCTGGAGAGACTGAAGGTCATGTGTGAGGACGCCCTATGCACCAGCCTGTCTGTGGAAAATGCTGCTGAGATTCTCATTCTGGCTGACTTGCACAGCGCCGACCAGCTCAAAACACAGGCCGTGGACTTCATCAACTA CCATGCTGCAGAAGTGATGGAAACAGCCGGTTGGAAGTCCATGGTGGCGTCTCACCCACACCTGGTGGCCGAAGCTTACCGCTCTCTGGCTTCAGCCCAGTGCCCTTTTCTTGGACCCCCACGCAAGCGCCTCAAACAATCCTAA